A single region of the Marinobacter nanhaiticus D15-8W genome encodes:
- a CDS encoding iron-containing alcohol dehydrogenase → MSQSYYEFFCPVKVIAGKAALEHIPYELSGVAATRTLLITDKGVRAAGLLEPVLEACEEGGQDIVSIYDDVPPDSSTHVVKAIADIYREEKCDSIIAVGGGSSIDTAKAVNILVSEGGDDLAAYAGAGVLKRPLKPFLVVPTTAGTGSEVTAVAVIADTEKSVKLPFTSSFLLPDAAIIDPRMTLTLPPHITAATAMDAMTHATEAFTCMAKNPLSDAYATAAVKKISGNLLTVMENPKDGDARLELAQASTMAGIAFSNSMVGLVHSLGHATGAICHLPHGLCMSVYLPYVLEYNLETIREPLSELLIYMAGPDVYATTPAARRAEACISEIRKLRDELYKRAKLPRTLQETGQVTEDQLERIARLALDDGSIMFNPREVTLDDAMAVLKRAWG, encoded by the coding sequence ATGAGCCAGTCTTATTACGAGTTCTTCTGTCCGGTCAAGGTCATTGCCGGCAAGGCAGCGCTGGAACACATTCCTTACGAACTCTCCGGCGTGGCCGCCACCCGTACCCTGCTAATTACCGATAAAGGCGTTCGTGCAGCGGGCCTGCTTGAGCCGGTACTGGAGGCCTGTGAGGAAGGCGGCCAGGATATCGTCAGCATCTACGACGACGTGCCTCCGGATTCCTCCACCCACGTCGTCAAGGCCATCGCTGACATCTACCGCGAAGAAAAATGCGATTCGATCATTGCCGTTGGGGGAGGCTCATCCATCGATACGGCAAAGGCGGTTAATATCCTGGTGTCCGAGGGTGGTGACGACCTGGCTGCGTACGCCGGGGCGGGCGTTCTCAAGCGGCCACTGAAACCGTTCCTGGTAGTGCCGACGACCGCCGGCACCGGCTCCGAAGTGACTGCAGTCGCCGTCATCGCCGACACGGAAAAGTCAGTCAAGCTCCCGTTTACCTCTTCATTCCTGTTGCCGGACGCAGCGATCATAGATCCACGCATGACGCTCACCCTGCCGCCACATATCACCGCCGCGACCGCCATGGATGCGATGACCCATGCTACCGAAGCCTTCACCTGCATGGCGAAGAATCCATTGAGCGACGCTTACGCCACCGCTGCAGTGAAGAAAATTAGCGGCAACCTGCTAACGGTCATGGAGAATCCCAAGGACGGGGACGCCCGCCTGGAGCTGGCGCAGGCGTCAACCATGGCAGGCATTGCCTTCTCCAATTCCATGGTCGGACTGGTCCACTCACTTGGCCACGCAACGGGTGCGATCTGTCATTTACCCCACGGCCTTTGCATGAGTGTCTACCTGCCCTACGTGCTGGAGTACAACCTGGAGACGATCCGCGAACCTTTGAGCGAGCTGCTGATCTACATGGCCGGTCCGGACGTCTACGCCACCACGCCGGCAGCCCGCCGTGCGGAGGCCTGCATTTCGGAGATTCGTAAGTTGCGGGACGAACTCTACAAGCGCGCCAAGCTGCCGCGCACGCTGCAGGAAACCGGCCAGGTGACTGAGGACCAGCTCGAACGCATTGCCCGCCTGGCACTGGACGACGGTTCGATCATGTTCAATCCAAGAGAAGTGACGCTGGACGACGCCATGGCCGTGCTCAAGCGTGCCTGGGGCTGA
- a CDS encoding substrate-binding periplasmic protein, whose protein sequence is MLRLNVSPQGYPPYTIVEGQETSGIIWDVAQRITERLGYRLEAYKIPRKRVDDMLLEDYVDATARAKEWTDRPERFVFTDPIVRVREVFFTLGEDKFVYDGPDDIGGKTILTHLGYKYPYLLKMFESKRAHRFDVPQDKDIFSYLLHGDDNFDLAIADKLVGQWIIRKNGWRGKFSASDKALTDFGLRLMLRPEMNGFAKKFNAELATMKSSGELDRIMDAYR, encoded by the coding sequence GTGCTCCGCCTCAACGTTTCGCCTCAGGGCTACCCGCCCTACACCATCGTTGAAGGCCAGGAAACCTCTGGCATTATCTGGGATGTTGCCCAGCGTATTACCGAACGGCTGGGCTATCGACTCGAAGCCTACAAGATTCCCCGCAAGCGTGTGGACGATATGCTGCTCGAGGACTATGTCGACGCCACAGCCCGGGCTAAGGAGTGGACAGATCGTCCAGAGCGCTTCGTATTTACCGACCCGATCGTCCGTGTGCGGGAAGTTTTCTTTACCTTGGGGGAAGACAAGTTTGTCTACGATGGACCGGATGATATTGGTGGCAAGACAATACTGACCCACCTCGGCTACAAATACCCTTACCTGCTTAAGATGTTCGAGAGCAAGCGCGCTCATCGCTTTGATGTGCCGCAGGACAAGGATATTTTCAGCTACCTGCTGCATGGTGACGACAACTTCGATCTCGCCATTGCCGACAAGCTGGTGGGCCAGTGGATCATCCGCAAGAACGGCTGGCGCGGCAAATTTTCAGCCAGCGATAAAGCCCTGACCGATTTCGGGCTCCGCCTGATGCTTCGCCCGGAAATGAACGGGTTCGCCAAGAAATTCAATGCCGAACTCGCCACCATGAAGTCCAGCGGCGAGCTCGACAGGATCATGGACGCCTACCGTTAA
- a CDS encoding ABC transporter permease, which translates to MAASKRLTNTGRDWRERDVRVLVAALVVAVATVATIALFASHLQHTLVTSASAFLAGDRQLESENGEPIPQAWRDEAESRGLETARMVEFSTMVFGAGNFQLVSVKAVDADYPLRGEVEFQSGPDAPRQMVGGGPGRGEVWINPRLLRLLEVDIGGTVEVGNSSLKVTGLLIREPDGGFSMSALAPRIMMHADDVPATGVIQQGSRVEYVNLFAGESDVLDSYYEWLQPRFSPSHEWESIEDGETLSESLAKARRFLLLGGSLAVLLAAVAVAVASRQYALGQRDTVALLKTLGVPGRRISGVYIRRLALWGVVGTLVGLLVALPIFWGLASLTANVLEREVDFRVDIGALGPALITALVSLFAFAYPPIQRLRQVPAMRVLRAQPGEGGSGVLRDGIIAVVAIFGLVWLYAGELWMVLALLGGLTALLVVLAVLGWLLVLGLRRMVGGGNAWRLALVGLYRHRKASLSQIAVFAMTLMLAATLILVRSSLLDDWQAQLPADAPNHFLINISPDAVDDVREFLTDHDLTTDTLYPMVRGRLTELNGQPVREAVSKDRDVNALNRELNLTWMDDLPEDNRVVRGQWFAPGTTEGVSIEAELADRLGVKVGDVLGFTIGSQKITEPIKSIRTVQWDSMKPNFYMAFPPGGALESMPATWITSFHLEPERKELLNAFTREFPTISVLEIDHIIERIREIVAQVTQAIEAILALILAAAIVVMAAVVSATLQDRQREGALLRTLGGRQRLLVNSTMLEFALLGLFAGILGVLAAEVAVWALQYRMFQGTFQWHWNVVIGLPLISAVVLALFGRWQLNPVLRVSPMLLLRRLE; encoded by the coding sequence ATGGCTGCCTCGAAACGCTTGACGAACACGGGTCGCGACTGGCGCGAACGGGATGTCCGCGTCCTGGTCGCGGCCCTGGTTGTCGCGGTGGCTACGGTCGCGACTATCGCACTGTTTGCCAGCCACCTGCAGCATACGTTGGTGACGTCGGCCTCTGCGTTCCTCGCGGGTGACCGCCAACTGGAAAGCGAGAACGGCGAACCCATACCCCAGGCCTGGCGCGACGAGGCGGAAAGCCGTGGCCTTGAAACCGCACGAATGGTCGAGTTTTCAACCATGGTTTTCGGTGCCGGCAACTTTCAGCTGGTATCGGTGAAAGCCGTTGATGCCGATTACCCGCTGCGCGGTGAGGTTGAGTTCCAGTCCGGCCCGGATGCGCCGAGACAAATGGTAGGTGGTGGGCCCGGTCGCGGTGAGGTCTGGATCAACCCGCGCCTTCTTCGCCTGCTCGAAGTCGATATCGGTGGTACCGTGGAGGTCGGCAATTCCTCCCTAAAAGTGACCGGCCTGCTGATTCGTGAGCCTGACGGTGGTTTCAGTATGTCCGCCCTGGCGCCACGCATCATGATGCATGCTGACGATGTGCCCGCCACCGGTGTGATCCAGCAGGGCAGTCGCGTCGAGTATGTGAATCTGTTTGCGGGCGAGTCGGACGTGCTGGATAGCTACTATGAGTGGCTGCAACCGCGTTTCTCGCCGAGCCACGAGTGGGAGAGCATCGAAGACGGCGAGACCCTGTCGGAATCGTTGGCCAAGGCACGGCGGTTCCTGCTGCTTGGCGGCAGTCTCGCGGTGCTGCTGGCGGCGGTGGCGGTGGCGGTGGCGAGTCGCCAGTATGCCCTTGGCCAACGGGACACGGTGGCGCTGCTTAAAACGCTGGGGGTACCTGGCCGCCGGATTTCCGGTGTGTATATCCGACGACTCGCGCTGTGGGGTGTCGTCGGTACCCTGGTGGGACTATTGGTGGCACTGCCCATTTTCTGGGGGCTGGCATCGCTGACCGCCAACGTGCTCGAGCGCGAAGTGGATTTCCGCGTCGATATCGGTGCGCTGGGGCCGGCCCTGATTACTGCACTGGTCTCACTGTTTGCCTTTGCCTATCCACCCATCCAGCGTTTGCGCCAGGTGCCGGCCATGCGGGTATTGCGCGCGCAGCCCGGTGAGGGCGGCAGTGGTGTACTGCGGGACGGCATTATTGCGGTTGTAGCTATCTTTGGTCTGGTCTGGCTCTACGCTGGCGAGCTATGGATGGTGCTGGCGCTGTTGGGTGGCCTGACGGCGCTGCTCGTCGTCCTGGCGGTGCTCGGTTGGCTGCTGGTGCTGGGCCTGCGTCGTATGGTCGGTGGGGGCAATGCCTGGCGGCTGGCACTGGTGGGCCTCTATCGCCATCGCAAGGCGAGTTTGTCGCAGATCGCGGTTTTCGCCATGACGCTGATGTTGGCCGCAACCTTGATTCTTGTGCGCTCGTCGCTCCTGGACGACTGGCAGGCACAGTTGCCGGCCGATGCGCCCAACCATTTCCTGATCAACATCAGTCCGGATGCGGTCGACGATGTTCGAGAATTCCTCACCGACCATGATCTGACCACGGATACGTTGTACCCGATGGTGCGTGGCCGCCTGACGGAGCTCAACGGCCAGCCGGTGCGCGAGGCCGTCAGCAAGGATCGGGATGTGAATGCGCTCAACCGCGAACTGAACCTCACGTGGATGGACGATTTGCCGGAAGACAACCGTGTCGTCAGGGGGCAGTGGTTTGCCCCGGGCACCACCGAGGGCGTGTCGATCGAAGCGGAGCTGGCGGACCGGCTCGGGGTGAAAGTCGGCGATGTGCTGGGCTTCACCATTGGCTCACAGAAGATCACCGAACCGATCAAGAGCATCCGCACCGTTCAGTGGGACAGCATGAAACCGAATTTCTACATGGCATTTCCGCCTGGCGGTGCGCTGGAGAGTATGCCGGCGACGTGGATTACCAGCTTTCACCTGGAGCCTGAGCGCAAGGAACTGTTGAATGCGTTCACCCGCGAGTTCCCCACGATCTCGGTGCTGGAGATCGATCATATCATCGAACGCATCCGGGAAATCGTGGCGCAAGTGACCCAGGCTATCGAGGCCATCCTGGCCCTGATCCTGGCGGCTGCAATCGTGGTCATGGCAGCGGTGGTGAGTGCTACGCTACAGGATCGGCAACGGGAAGGTGCGCTGCTGCGGACCCTGGGCGGGCGCCAGCGTCTACTGGTCAACAGCACCATGCTGGAATTCGCCCTCTTGGGGCTGTTTGCCGGTATCCTCGGAGTGCTGGCGGCGGAAGTGGCGGTGTGGGCCCTGCAATACCGGATGTTCCAGGGCACCTTCCAGTGGCATTGGAACGTAGTCATCGGTCTGCCGCTGATCAGTGCGGTGGTGCTTGCGCTGTTCGGTCGCTGGCAGCTCAATCCGGTGCTCCGGGTGTCGCCGATGCTGCTCTTGCGCCGTTTGGAGTGA